One segment of Solanum stenotomum isolate F172 chromosome 1, ASM1918654v1, whole genome shotgun sequence DNA contains the following:
- the LOC125853519 gene encoding uncharacterized protein LOC125853519 codes for MVLKVSVLLLFSFLFTASAVRPAPPLEGLLPNGNFEELPKPKDLKKKTVLQGKYALPKWEINGLVEYISGGPQPGGMYFAVAHGVHAVRLGNEASISQTIPVKKGSLYALTFGASRTCAQEEVLRVSVPPQTGDLPLQTLYSSNGGDTYAWGFYATSNVVKITFHNPGVQEDPACGPLLDAVAIKELFPPRPTRVNLVKNAGFEEGPHLLINSSHGVLLPPKQEDLTSPLPGWIIESLKAVKFLDSAHFNVPFGQAAVELLAGRESALAQIIRTVPKKVYAFTFSVGDAKNGCHGDMMVEAFAAKETFKVPFKSQGKGSFKTVSFKFTAIADRTRITFYSSFYHTKINDYGALCGPVVDEVKVTPVA; via the exons ATGGTGCTCAAAGTTTCAGTTTTGCTTCTTTTCTCATTTCTCTTCACTGCCTCTGCTGTTCGCCCAGCTCCTCCTCTTGAAG GATTACTTCCAAATGGTAATTTTGAAGAGCTACCAAAGCCAAAAGACCTCAAGAAGAAAACAGTGCTTCAAGGTAAATATGCTTTGCCCAAATGGGAGATTAATGGCTTAGTGGAGTACATTTCTGGCGGGCCACAGCCCGGTGGGATGTACTTCGCAGTCGCCCACGGTGTCCACGCTGTGAGGCTTGGGAATGAGGCTTCAATTTCTCAGACAATTCCAGTCAAGAAAGGCTCTTTGTATGCACTCACATTTGGGGCATCAAGAACTTGTGCTCAAGAAGAGGTGTTGAGGGTGTCAGTGCCTCCTCAAACAGGAGACCTTCCTTTGCAGACCCTTTATAGCAGCAATGGTGGTGATACTTATGCTTGGGGTTTCTATGCCACCTCTAATGTTGTTAAAATTACCTTTCATAATCCTGGAGTTCAAGAGGATCCTGCTTGTGGTCCACTCTTGGATGCCGTTGCTATCAAAGAACTTTTTCCACCTCGCCCTACAAGAG TGAACTTGGTTAAAAATGCTGGTTTTGAAGAAGGACCTCACCTCTTGATAAACTCTTCACATGGAGTTCTCCTCCCTCCCAAGCAGGAAGATTTGACATCCCCGCTTCCAGGATGGATCATTGAGTCACTCAAAGCAGTGAAATTCTTGGATTCAGCTCATTTCAATGTCCCGTTTGGCCAAGCTGCAGTGGAACTTCTTGCAGGGAGAGAAAGTGCTCTTGCCCAAATCATTAGGACGGTCCCTAAGAAGGTCTACGCCTTCACATTCAGTGTTGGTGATGCAAAGAATGGTTGTCATGGTGATATGATGGTCGAAGCATTTGCTGCTAAAGAAACGTTCAAAGTTCCCTTCAAATCACAAGGCAAAGGCAGCTTCAAAACTGTTAGTTTCAAGTTCACAGCTATTGCAGACAGGACCAGAATTACTTTCTACAGCTCTTTTTACCACACAAAAATCAATGACTACGGCGCTCTTTGTGGCCCTGTTGTTGATGAAGTTAAGGTGACCCCTGTTGCTTAG
- the LOC125853523 gene encoding cytochrome b5 domain-containing protein RLF — protein sequence MANDDDFTFCQVGAPDNQDYVDAQKIAQDISEIRIKDEPSNNDGTSQSNGAPWEGKLGNITTSKKQGTVGSLSFTVIDTSPGKQASGTSGQVASKDGGFSVPTYQKQIKPARKPAARAKVPYEKGYSQMDWLKLTRTHPDLAGLKGQSNKRLISIDEVKEHQNAEAMWTVLKGNVYNITPYMKFHPGGVDMLMKAVGKDCTALFNKYHAWVNAEVLMEKCLVGILDDSK from the exons ATGGCTAATGATGATGATTTCACTTTTTGTCAG GTTGGTGCACCTGATAATCAAGATTATGTGGATGCACAGAAGATTGCTCAAGATATTAGTGAAATTAGAATAAAAGATGAGCCCTCAAATAATGATGGTACTAGTCAAAGTAATGGTGCACCATGGGAAGGTAAATTGGGCAACATTACTACCTCAAAGAAGCAGGGAACAGTTGGTTCTTTGTCTTTCACTGTTATAGACACATCTCCAGGCAAGCAAGCAAGTGGAACTTCTGGTCAAGTGGCATCAAAAGATGGTGGATTTTCAGTCCCAACTTATCAGAAGCAAATAAAACCTGCTAGGAAGCCTGCAGCTCGAGCCAAGGTCCCCTATGAGAAGGGTTATAGTCAGATGGACTGGCTAAAGCTTACAAGAACACATCCTGACCTTGCAG GATTGAAAGGACAGTCCAACAAGAGACTTATATCAATAGATGAAGTTAAGGAACACCAAAATGCAGAAGCAATGTGGACTGTTCTTAAAGGGAATGTCTACAATATAACACCATACATGAAGTTTCACCCAGGAG GTGTAGACATGCTGATGAAGGCCGTAGGAAAAGATTGCACGGCATTGTTTA ACAAATACCATGCTTGGGTTAATGCTGAAGTTCTAATGGAGAAATGTCTTGTGGGAATTTTGGATGACAGCAAATGA